The Mycolicibacterium flavescens genome has a segment encoding these proteins:
- the hcaE_2 gene encoding Rieske (2Fe-2S) domain-containing protein, with protein MARFPKPPEGSWTEHYPELGTDPVSYEDSISPEFYEKERHAIFKRAWLNVGRTEQVPRKGSYFTKELKVAGTSIIVVRTTSGEVKAYHNICRHRGNKLVWNDMPLEETSGVCRQFTCKYHAWRYDLDGNLTFVQQEGEFFNLDKSRYGLVPVHCEVWEGFIFVNFGKEPEQSLREFLGPMITNLEGYPFDKMTSRFYYRSEVKANWKLYMDAFQEFYHAPVLHANQSPTAYSKAAAEAGFEAPHYRIEGPHRLVSTSGVRAWEMADEMRKPIEDICQSGLFGPWDKPDLGEMPPGLNPAKCDPWGLDSFQLFPNFVILFWGQGWYLTYHYWPTSYNTHLFEGTVYFPQPRTPRERIAQELAAVSFKEYGLQDANTLEATQSMIESRVLDDFLLCDQEVLIRHLHKETAAWVENYERNTAGV; from the coding sequence ATGGCTCGCTTTCCCAAACCGCCAGAAGGAAGTTGGACGGAGCACTATCCCGAACTGGGAACCGATCCGGTCTCCTACGAGGACTCCATCAGCCCGGAGTTCTACGAGAAGGAACGCCACGCGATCTTCAAGCGCGCGTGGCTGAATGTCGGTCGGACCGAACAGGTTCCGCGCAAAGGCAGCTACTTCACCAAGGAGTTGAAGGTCGCAGGCACGTCGATCATCGTGGTGCGGACCACCTCCGGTGAGGTCAAGGCGTATCACAACATCTGTCGGCACCGCGGCAACAAACTGGTGTGGAACGACATGCCGCTCGAAGAGACCAGCGGGGTGTGCAGGCAGTTCACCTGCAAGTACCACGCCTGGCGCTACGACCTCGACGGCAACCTCACCTTCGTGCAGCAGGAGGGGGAGTTCTTCAACCTCGACAAGAGCCGCTACGGGCTGGTGCCGGTGCACTGTGAGGTCTGGGAGGGGTTCATCTTCGTCAACTTCGGCAAGGAGCCCGAACAGTCGTTGCGCGAGTTCCTCGGTCCGATGATCACCAACTTGGAGGGCTACCCGTTCGACAAGATGACGTCGCGGTTCTACTACCGGTCCGAGGTCAAGGCGAACTGGAAGCTCTACATGGACGCGTTCCAGGAGTTCTATCACGCACCGGTGCTGCACGCGAACCAGTCGCCGACCGCCTACTCGAAGGCCGCCGCCGAGGCCGGCTTCGAGGCTCCGCACTACCGCATCGAGGGGCCGCACCGACTGGTCAGCACCTCGGGTGTGCGCGCGTGGGAGATGGCCGACGAGATGCGCAAGCCGATCGAGGACATCTGCCAGAGCGGACTGTTCGGCCCCTGGGACAAACCGGATCTGGGGGAGATGCCTCCCGGCTTGAACCCGGCGAAATGCGATCCGTGGGGCCTTGATTCGTTCCAGTTGTTCCCGAACTTCGTGATCTTGTTCTGGGGGCAGGGCTGGTACCTGACCTACCACTACTGGCCGACGTCCTACAACACGCACCTGTTCGAGGGCACCGTCTATTTCCCGCAACCGCGCACCCCCCGGGAACGCATCGCGCAGGAACTGGCCGCGGTGTCGTTCAAGGAATACGGGCTGCAGGACGCCAACACGCTGGAGGCCACCCAGTCGATGATCGAGTCGCGGGTTCTCGACGACTTCCTGCTCTGTGACCAGGAGGTGCTGATCCGCCACCTGCACAAGGAGACCGCGGCCTGGGTGGAGAACTACGAG